A part of Synechococcus sp. KORDI-49 genomic DNA contains:
- a CDS encoding NAD(P)/FAD-dependent oxidoreductase: MSRSDRRIRDVLIIGSGAAGGAAAAHLAAAGHDVLTLEKDAHRRIKPCGGGMAAAVQQWFPFSLEPAVEQVIRRVDFSWCLEDPVVAELPGEAPFWIVRRERLDELLAEQAIRSGGERSLTVNVSEVRKAEDTWEVKADDGRSWRSRALVIADGSGSPWPQQLGLGARQVQTASTMSVRLEGQGTLQNGTTRFEFGLVKQGFAWAFPLAGGVNIGVGSFVGRQDADPDAVLSRLLPDLGFEQDAGIRQRGQLRVWNGHHCLDGDGVVVVGDAASLCDPFLAEGLRPALMSGCEAARHLDGWLKGEQQNLKGYSQAMRVRWGESMAWGRRIAQVFYRFPGVGYQLGIKRPTAPRRIAQILSGEMGYGDIAQRVIRRLLLDRR, encoded by the coding sequence GTGAGCCGATCCGACAGGCGGATCCGTGATGTCCTGATCATCGGGTCCGGTGCAGCCGGTGGAGCCGCTGCAGCCCATCTGGCCGCAGCCGGGCACGATGTCCTCACTCTTGAGAAAGATGCGCATCGGCGCATCAAGCCCTGCGGCGGCGGCATGGCTGCTGCTGTTCAGCAATGGTTCCCTTTCTCCCTGGAACCTGCCGTGGAACAGGTCATCCGACGGGTCGATTTCAGCTGGTGCCTGGAGGACCCTGTCGTCGCCGAGCTTCCCGGAGAGGCACCCTTCTGGATCGTGCGGCGGGAACGGCTGGATGAGCTGCTGGCGGAGCAGGCCATCCGATCCGGTGGAGAACGGTCTCTGACGGTGAACGTCAGTGAAGTGAGGAAAGCGGAGGACACCTGGGAGGTGAAAGCAGACGACGGGCGCAGCTGGCGCAGCCGGGCTCTGGTGATCGCCGACGGATCAGGATCGCCATGGCCGCAGCAACTGGGTCTCGGAGCCCGTCAGGTGCAGACAGCGAGCACCATGTCGGTGAGGTTGGAAGGCCAGGGAACGCTGCAGAACGGCACGACCCGTTTTGAATTCGGTCTCGTGAAGCAGGGATTTGCCTGGGCCTTCCCTCTGGCAGGCGGGGTGAACATCGGTGTCGGCAGCTTTGTGGGAAGGCAGGATGCCGACCCCGATGCCGTGCTGAGCCGACTGCTGCCCGATCTGGGATTCGAACAGGATGCCGGCATCCGTCAGAGAGGGCAGCTTCGGGTGTGGAACGGGCACCACTGCCTCGATGGTGATGGCGTGGTGGTCGTGGGAGATGCGGCTTCGCTGTGCGATCCCTTCCTGGCCGAAGGCCTGCGCCCAGCCCTGATGAGCGGATGCGAAGCGGCCCGTCACTTGGATGGATGGCTGAAGGGGGAACAACAGAACCTGAAGGGCTACAGCCAGGCGATGCGCGTGCGCTGGGGAGAATCCATGGCCTGGGGCCGGAGGATTGCCCAGGTCTTCTACCGGTTCCCGGGTGTTGGGTACCAACTGGGCATCAAACGGCCTACAGCGCCGAGACGGATCGCCCAGATCCTCTCCGGCGAAATGGGGTACGGCGACATCGCCCAACGCGTGATTCGACGACTGCTCCTGGATCGCCGCTGA
- the frr gene encoding ribosome recycling factor, with protein sequence MSTKDLEASMRKSVEATQRNFNTIRTGRANSSLLDRVSVEYYGAETPLKSLATLSTPDSQTIQIQPFDLSALASIEKAIAMSELGFTPNNDGKIIRINVPPLTEERRKEFCKLASKYAEEGKVALRNLRRDAIDKIKKQEKEGDFSEDQSRDEQESVQKTLDKFIAELEKHLAEKEADILKV encoded by the coding sequence ATGTCGACCAAGGACCTCGAAGCCAGCATGCGCAAGTCGGTGGAAGCCACCCAGCGCAACTTCAACACCATCCGCACAGGGCGTGCCAACTCCTCGCTGCTGGACCGGGTGAGTGTTGAGTACTACGGCGCCGAGACGCCGCTGAAGTCCCTGGCAACCCTGTCCACACCAGACTCCCAGACCATTCAGATCCAGCCGTTCGACCTCAGTGCCCTTGCGTCGATCGAGAAGGCGATCGCCATGAGTGAACTGGGGTTCACTCCCAACAACGACGGCAAGATCATTCGCATCAACGTGCCGCCGTTGACGGAGGAGCGTCGCAAGGAATTCTGCAAGCTGGCCTCCAAATACGCCGAGGAAGGCAAGGTGGCACTGCGCAACCTGCGACGCGACGCGATCGACAAGATCAAGAAGCAGGAGAAGGAAGGCGACTTCTCGGAAGACCAGAGCCGTGATGAGCAGGAGAGCGTTCAGAAAACCCTGGACAAGTTCATCGCCGAGCTGGAAAAGCACCTGGCGGAGAAGGAAGCCGACATCCTCAAGGTGTGA
- the pyrH gene encoding UMP kinase yields the protein MAYARVLLKLSGEALMGSQGYGIDPAIVQSIASDVAQVVAGGTELAIVVGGGNIFRGLKGSAAGMERATADYVGMLATVMNAITLQDGLERAGVPTRVQTAIAMQEVAEPYIRRKAMRHLEKGRVVVFGAGCGNPFFTTDTTAALRAAEINADVVFKATKVDGVYDKDPAKHADAVKHEHLTFQQVLSGELAVMDSTAIALCKDNNIPIVVFNLFEPGNIGRAVAGEPIGSRIGNPA from the coding sequence ATGGCCTACGCACGCGTCCTGCTGAAACTCAGCGGCGAAGCCCTGATGGGATCTCAGGGATACGGCATTGACCCCGCCATCGTTCAATCGATCGCCTCCGATGTGGCGCAGGTGGTGGCCGGAGGAACCGAGCTGGCGATCGTCGTCGGAGGAGGGAACATCTTCCGTGGCCTCAAGGGTTCGGCAGCCGGCATGGAGCGCGCCACGGCCGACTACGTGGGCATGCTGGCCACGGTGATGAACGCCATCACGCTGCAGGACGGACTGGAGCGGGCTGGTGTGCCCACCCGGGTGCAGACGGCAATCGCCATGCAGGAAGTCGCCGAGCCTTACATCCGCCGCAAAGCGATGCGACATCTGGAGAAAGGCCGGGTGGTGGTGTTCGGCGCCGGCTGCGGAAACCCCTTTTTCACCACCGATACGACGGCAGCCCTCCGGGCCGCCGAGATCAACGCCGACGTGGTGTTCAAGGCCACCAAGGTGGACGGGGTCTACGACAAAGATCCGGCCAAGCACGCCGATGCGGTCAAGCACGAGCACCTCACCTTCCAACAGGTGCTCAGCGGGGAACTTGCCGTGATGGACAGCACCGCCATCGCCTTGTGCAAGGACAACAACATTCCGATCGTTGTGTTCAACCTCTTCGAACCTGGCAACATCGGCAGAGCTGTCGCCGGTGAGCCGATCGGATCCCGCATCGGCAATCCTGCCTGA
- the cobO gene encoding cob(I)yrinic acid a,c-diamide adenosyltransferase, with product MTHSDLDSKASELGMGGHLAPETDDAGYRKRMEQRQQVQRQRVEERNREKGLVLVFTGHGKGKTSAALGLVLRTLGHGERVAVVQFIKGGWEPGEARALRTFGDQVCWHALGEGFTWETQNRERDQQLVGEAWQTALGYLRDAAIKLVVLDEINVALKLGYISVQTVLEGLDERPELTHVALTGRGAPEELIERADLVTEMTLVHHPFREQGVKAQAGIEY from the coding sequence ATGACCCACTCCGACCTGGACAGCAAAGCCTCCGAACTGGGCATGGGAGGCCACTTGGCTCCGGAAACCGATGACGCCGGGTATCGCAAACGCATGGAGCAGCGCCAGCAGGTGCAGCGCCAGCGCGTGGAGGAACGCAACAGGGAAAAGGGGCTGGTGCTGGTGTTCACCGGCCATGGCAAGGGCAAGACCAGTGCAGCCCTTGGGCTGGTGCTGCGGACTCTCGGCCACGGCGAGCGCGTGGCGGTGGTGCAGTTCATCAAAGGTGGCTGGGAACCCGGGGAAGCCCGCGCGTTGCGGACCTTCGGCGATCAGGTCTGCTGGCATGCCCTTGGGGAGGGCTTCACCTGGGAGACCCAGAACCGCGAACGGGACCAGCAACTGGTGGGGGAGGCCTGGCAAACGGCTCTGGGTTACCTGCGCGATGCCGCCATCAAGCTTGTGGTGCTCGACGAGATCAACGTGGCTCTGAAACTCGGCTACATCAGCGTTCAGACCGTCCTGGAGGGACTGGACGAACGTCCCGAACTCACCCATGTGGCGCTGACGGGCCGCGGAGCCCCCGAGGAACTGATCGAACGGGCCGATCTGGTCACCGAAATGACGCTTGTGCATCACCCGTTCCGGGAACAGGGCGTGAAGGCACAGGCCGGCATCGAGTACTGA
- a CDS encoding class I SAM-dependent methyltransferase, producing MSSFLRPLAYRHRWIYDTVTAVSSLSVGGVERLRSLGLDVLRDRLPTGAAVLDLCCGSGEAAAPWLAAGFAVTGLDISPRALDLAAERHPAMTRVEGLAEDPPLPDGQFAALQLSVALHEFPRPDRERVLSRSLQLLEPGGWLVLVDLHPAGLWLRLPQQLFCALFETDTATAMLEDDLPCQLRQLGFTDVKQELLAGNALQRITAQRPST from the coding sequence ATGAGCTCTTTTCTGCGGCCCCTGGCCTACCGCCACCGTTGGATCTACGACACGGTCACAGCCGTGTCGTCGCTGAGCGTGGGAGGCGTGGAACGCCTGCGAAGCCTGGGGCTGGACGTGCTTCGGGATCGGCTTCCAACCGGCGCTGCCGTGCTGGATCTCTGCTGCGGCAGCGGCGAAGCGGCCGCCCCCTGGCTGGCGGCTGGATTTGCGGTGACCGGGCTCGACATCTCCCCCCGTGCACTGGACCTTGCGGCCGAACGCCACCCGGCGATGACGCGGGTGGAAGGCCTGGCGGAGGATCCTCCTCTGCCGGACGGCCAGTTCGCAGCGCTTCAACTGAGCGTGGCTTTGCACGAATTCCCCAGGCCCGATCGGGAACGGGTGCTGAGCCGCAGCCTGCAGCTTCTGGAGCCCGGCGGCTGGTTGGTGCTGGTGGATCTGCATCCGGCAGGGCTGTGGCTGCGGTTGCCGCAACAGCTGTTCTGCGCTCTGTTCGAAACCGACACCGCCACCGCCATGCTGGAGGACGACCTGCCTTGCCAGCTGCGGCAACTCGGCTTCACCGATGTGAAGCAGGAGCTTCTGGCAGGGAACGCCCTGCAACGGATCACGGCCCAGCGGCCCTCCACCTGA
- a CDS encoding site-specific integrase, translating to MDLRCALEELNQRLAHQGTRLRLEQRGQRLNLRGPLPDRHDPDDSRIQRISLGLSADRQGLVEAEQTLLIVQRQLDRGQFRWDDWRSSSVEGSSRRPAGDAIEDFERAFFADPRRRRSPAGSRTTWTSAYRPYLRRLLPLCGDGGITAQRLTETLSSYGDGTRSRQQCATALAALAAHLMIDLPQDWRQEAAGYGLHQARFRRLPTDAQILEGVLRIPNPRWRLAYGLMATYGLRNHEVFFSDLSPLAEGGDQVIRVLPTTKTGEHQVWPFQPDWVERFGLRQLGDTSDALPAICTDLRRTTLQQVGRRVSEQFRRYQLPITPYDLRHAWAVRTIHIGLPDTVAARMMGHSVAIHTRTYHHWITRRDQQQAVDAALARQHA from the coding sequence ATGGATCTGCGCTGCGCGCTGGAGGAGCTCAATCAGCGCCTGGCGCATCAGGGGACGCGCCTGCGACTGGAGCAACGGGGACAACGTCTGAATCTGAGAGGTCCCTTACCGGATCGTCACGATCCGGATGACAGCAGAATCCAGCGCATCAGCCTCGGGCTCAGCGCGGACCGTCAGGGACTGGTGGAGGCCGAGCAGACCCTGCTGATCGTTCAGCGACAACTGGATCGGGGGCAGTTCCGATGGGATGACTGGCGCTCCAGTTCAGTGGAGGGCAGCTCGCGTCGCCCAGCCGGCGACGCCATCGAGGACTTCGAACGGGCCTTCTTCGCCGATCCGCGACGCCGCCGTTCTCCGGCGGGAAGCCGAACCACCTGGACCAGCGCCTATCGCCCCTATCTGAGAAGGCTGCTGCCCCTCTGTGGTGACGGAGGCATCACGGCTCAGCGACTCACGGAAACCCTCTCCAGCTACGGGGATGGCACCCGCAGTCGACAGCAATGCGCCACGGCACTGGCCGCCCTGGCAGCCCATCTGATGATCGATCTGCCCCAGGACTGGCGCCAGGAGGCTGCCGGGTATGGCCTGCATCAGGCCCGGTTCCGGCGCTTACCCACGGACGCTCAGATCCTCGAGGGGGTCCTGCGCATCCCAAACCCACGCTGGCGGCTGGCCTACGGACTGATGGCCACCTACGGCCTGCGGAACCATGAAGTGTTCTTCTCTGACCTCAGCCCGCTGGCAGAGGGGGGCGATCAGGTGATCCGGGTGCTGCCCACCACAAAGACCGGCGAACACCAGGTATGGCCCTTTCAGCCGGACTGGGTGGAACGCTTCGGGCTGCGACAGCTGGGTGACACCTCTGACGCACTGCCCGCGATCTGCACGGATCTGCGGCGCACAACGCTCCAGCAGGTGGGCCGCCGTGTGAGCGAACAGTTCCGCCGTTATCAACTGCCGATCACCCCCTACGACCTGCGGCATGCCTGGGCGGTGCGCACGATCCACATCGGCCTGCCGGACACCGTCGCCGCCAGGATGATGGGCCACTCGGTGGCCATTCACACCCGCACCTATCACCACTGGATCACCCGCCGCGACCAGCAGCAGGCGGTGGATGCGGCCCTGGCCCGGCAACACGCTTGA
- the hemH gene encoding ferrochelatase, with amino-acid sequence MSRVGVVLLNLGGPERIQDVGPFLYNLFADPEIIRLPSPALQKPLAWLISTLRSGKSQEAYRSIGGGSPLRRITEQQARELQSLLRQRGIDATSYVAMRYWHPFTESAVADIKADGMDQVVVLPLYPHFSISTSGSSFRELQRLRQDDNAFRKLPIRCIRSWFDHPGYVQAMAELIAEEVRNSDDPQQAHVFFSAHGVPKSYVEEAGDPYQQEIEACTALIMSRLAELMGHPNPHTLAYQSRVGPVEWLKPYTEEALEELGEAKVNDLVVVPISFVSEHIETLEEIDIEYRELATEAGVVNFRRVRALDTYPPFIEGLADLVTTSLDGPEVSLDAAAELPTKVKLYPQEKWEWGWNNSSEVWNGRLAMLGFSAFLLELISGHGPLHALGLL; translated from the coding sequence ATGTCCCGCGTCGGCGTCGTCCTGCTGAACCTCGGGGGCCCGGAGCGGATTCAGGATGTCGGTCCCTTTCTCTACAACCTGTTCGCTGACCCGGAGATCATCCGGCTACCAAGCCCTGCGCTGCAGAAGCCACTGGCTTGGTTGATCAGCACCCTGCGCAGCGGCAAATCCCAGGAGGCTTACCGCTCCATCGGCGGAGGCTCTCCGCTGCGTCGGATCACCGAGCAGCAGGCCCGCGAACTGCAGAGTCTTCTGCGTCAGCGCGGCATCGATGCCACGAGTTATGTGGCCATGCGCTATTGGCATCCCTTCACCGAGTCGGCGGTGGCCGACATCAAGGCGGACGGGATGGATCAGGTGGTGGTGCTGCCCCTGTATCCCCACTTCTCGATCAGCACCAGCGGGTCGAGTTTCCGGGAACTGCAGCGGCTGCGACAGGACGACAACGCGTTCAGGAAGCTGCCGATCCGTTGCATCCGCAGCTGGTTCGATCATCCCGGCTATGTGCAGGCGATGGCCGAGCTGATCGCCGAGGAGGTTCGCAACAGTGACGACCCCCAGCAGGCCCACGTCTTCTTCAGTGCCCACGGGGTTCCGAAGAGTTACGTCGAAGAGGCCGGCGACCCGTACCAGCAGGAGATCGAGGCCTGCACGGCTCTGATCATGTCCAGGTTGGCGGAGCTCATGGGGCACCCCAATCCCCACACACTCGCCTACCAGAGCCGTGTGGGTCCTGTGGAGTGGCTCAAGCCCTACACCGAGGAGGCGCTGGAGGAGCTCGGCGAAGCCAAGGTGAATGACCTGGTGGTCGTTCCCATCAGCTTTGTCAGCGAGCACATCGAAACGCTTGAGGAGATTGATATTGAGTACCGGGAACTGGCCACGGAAGCCGGTGTGGTCAATTTCCGGAGGGTGAGGGCTCTCGACACCTATCCCCCCTTCATCGAGGGCCTGGCGGATCTGGTCACCACCAGCCTCGACGGACCGGAGGTCAGTCTTGATGCCGCTGCTGAGCTGCCCACCAAGGTGAAGCTTTATCCCCAGGAGAAGTGGGAGTGGGGTTGGAACAACAGTTCCGAAGTCTGGAACGGTCGCCTGGCGATGCTGGGCTTCTCGGCCTTTCTGCTGGAGCTGATCAGCGGTCATGGCCCCCTGCATGCCCTCGGCCTGCTGTAG
- the ilvB gene encoding biosynthetic-type acetolactate synthase large subunit, which translates to MTLTSASTAVDGTASNALARRTTGAEALMDALRRHGVDTIFGYPGGAILPIYDALHIAESEGWVRHILVRHEQAGTHAADAYARATGKVGVCFGTSGPGATNLVTGIATAQMDSVPMVVITGQVPRPAIGTDAFQETDIFGITLPIVKHSWVVRDPADLGAIVAQAFLIAASGRPGPVLIDVPKDVGQEHFDYVPVEPGSVVPPGFRQPLPPEDDAIHAALGLIRDAQRPLLYVGGGAISAAAHDSLKVLADRFQLPVTTTLMGKGAFDENDPLSVGMLGMHGTAYANFAVTECDLLIAVGARFDDRVTGKLDTFAPRARVVHFEIDPAEVGKNRQAEVAVLGDLGLSLARLVELSLQHPAEPRTTAWLARIASWKERYPLTIPPAEGEIYPQEVLLKVRDLAPQAIVTTDVGQHQMWAAQYLRNGPRGWISSAGLGTMGFGMPAAMGAQVACPDQQVICIAGDASILMNIQELGTLAAYGLPVKVVIVNNHWQGMVRQWQESFYGERYSASDMLNGMPDFIALARSFGVDGVKITSRDQLHGELQQALNTPAPMLIDVHVRRGENCYPMVPPGKSNAQMVGLPAHPELAMDTTRNCPACGATTAHEHLFCPQCGASL; encoded by the coding sequence GTGACCCTCACGTCCGCCTCCACGGCTGTTGACGGAACCGCATCCAACGCTCTGGCCCGTCGGACCACCGGGGCGGAAGCGTTGATGGATGCCCTGCGCCGGCACGGGGTCGACACGATCTTCGGCTATCCGGGCGGAGCCATCCTCCCCATTTACGACGCTCTGCACATCGCCGAGAGCGAGGGATGGGTCAGGCACATCCTGGTGCGCCATGAGCAGGCGGGAACCCATGCGGCCGATGCCTACGCACGGGCCACCGGAAAGGTTGGTGTCTGTTTCGGTACCTCAGGCCCCGGTGCGACCAACCTCGTCACCGGTATCGCCACGGCCCAGATGGATTCCGTGCCGATGGTGGTGATCACCGGTCAGGTGCCCCGCCCTGCCATCGGCACGGATGCCTTTCAGGAAACCGATATCTTCGGGATCACGCTCCCGATCGTGAAGCATTCCTGGGTGGTGCGTGATCCTGCCGACCTTGGCGCGATCGTCGCCCAGGCTTTTCTGATCGCTGCCAGCGGCCGTCCAGGCCCGGTGCTGATCGATGTGCCCAAGGATGTGGGCCAGGAGCACTTCGACTACGTGCCGGTCGAACCCGGGTCCGTCGTGCCGCCAGGCTTTCGCCAGCCCCTGCCACCGGAGGATGACGCCATCCATGCCGCTCTCGGTCTGATCCGGGATGCTCAGCGCCCTTTGCTCTACGTCGGCGGCGGGGCGATCTCGGCGGCGGCTCACGACAGCCTCAAGGTGCTGGCGGATCGGTTCCAGCTGCCGGTCACCACCACGCTGATGGGTAAGGGAGCCTTCGATGAGAACGACCCCCTTTCCGTCGGCATGCTCGGCATGCACGGCACGGCCTACGCCAACTTCGCCGTCACCGAATGCGACCTGCTGATCGCGGTCGGAGCCCGTTTCGATGACCGGGTCACCGGCAAGCTCGACACCTTCGCGCCCCGGGCCCGGGTGGTGCACTTCGAGATCGATCCTGCGGAAGTCGGCAAGAACCGGCAGGCCGAGGTGGCGGTGCTCGGAGATCTGGGCCTGAGCCTGGCGCGTCTGGTGGAACTGAGCCTTCAGCATCCCGCCGAGCCCCGCACCACCGCATGGCTCGCCCGCATCGCCTCCTGGAAGGAGCGCTATCCCCTCACCATCCCTCCGGCAGAGGGTGAGATCTATCCGCAGGAGGTGCTGCTGAAGGTGCGTGACCTGGCTCCACAGGCCATCGTCACCACCGACGTGGGTCAGCACCAGATGTGGGCGGCTCAATACCTCCGCAACGGACCGCGGGGCTGGATCAGCAGTGCCGGTCTCGGCACCATGGGATTCGGCATGCCGGCGGCGATGGGAGCCCAGGTGGCCTGTCCCGACCAGCAGGTGATCTGCATCGCCGGCGATGCCAGCATCCTGATGAATATTCAGGAGCTGGGAACCCTCGCGGCCTACGGCCTGCCGGTGAAGGTGGTGATCGTGAACAACCACTGGCAGGGGATGGTGCGCCAGTGGCAGGAGAGTTTCTACGGGGAGCGGTATTCGGCATCGGACATGCTCAACGGCATGCCTGACTTCATCGCCCTCGCGCGTTCCTTCGGGGTTGATGGCGTGAAGATCACCAGTCGTGATCAGCTGCATGGTGAGCTTCAGCAGGCTCTGAACACACCCGCACCGATGCTGATCGATGTGCATGTGCGGCGAGGAGAGAACTGTTATCCGATGGTTCCCCCCGGCAAGAGCAACGCTCAGATGGTCGGGCTGCCCGCCCATCCGGAACTGGCCATGGACACAACCCGGAACTGCCCTGCCTGCGGAGCCACCACAGCCCACGAGCACCTGTTCTGTCCCCAGTGCGGGGCTTCGCTGTGA
- a CDS encoding nuclease — MGIAVSPASAAEVLQVRTPSLLQVGDRNRTYTVELPCLTVPEGGDAAAVSWLRERLPRRRRVNLRPVGSRDGQLLARVTPIGETVDLSTGLVNAGLAQSSCPGDPA, encoded by the coding sequence TTGGGGATCGCCGTTTCCCCGGCGTCGGCTGCTGAAGTCCTGCAGGTCCGCACGCCGTCCCTGCTTCAGGTCGGCGATCGCAACCGCACCTACACGGTGGAACTGCCTTGTCTCACGGTTCCGGAAGGGGGCGACGCTGCCGCGGTGTCCTGGTTGCGGGAGCGGCTGCCCCGGCGTCGCAGGGTCAATCTGCGTCCGGTGGGATCACGGGACGGACAGCTGCTGGCTCGGGTGACGCCGATCGGGGAAACCGTGGACCTCAGCACCGGGCTGGTGAATGCCGGTCTTGCCCAGTCGAGTTGTCCAGGGGATCCAGCCTGA
- a CDS encoding GIVxVP protein encodes MADNRVARGIVLVPCLLLGGAFLATAVWGQGVAAENRPLAAALGLGLLLAGVLAQWRVSEAPQTPPDAADDSP; translated from the coding sequence ATGGCCGACAATCGCGTTGCCCGGGGCATTGTTCTGGTCCCCTGTCTGCTGCTGGGCGGTGCCTTCCTGGCAACGGCTGTTTGGGGGCAGGGGGTGGCTGCGGAGAACCGCCCCCTGGCCGCTGCTCTCGGGCTGGGGCTGTTGCTGGCGGGTGTGCTGGCCCAGTGGCGTGTCTCTGAAGCACCGCAGACACCCCCGGACGCGGCCGACGACTCTCCTTAG
- a CDS encoding NAD(P)/FAD-dependent oxidoreductase, translating into MLRLSELRLPLEHGSNDLQEAVLRRLRIPPDQLLEQRLVKRSIDARRRDRIQVIYSVDVAVRSEAAVLRRHRGNPRIRTAPDTRYRMVAKAPPAFPVSPEQRPVVVGAGPCGYFAALLLAQMGFRPLLLERGQPVKQRTLQTFGFWRGRLAFDPESNAQFGEGGAGTFSDGKLYSQVSDPEHYGRKVLEELVASGASDEILTLHRPHIGTFKLATVVRGLRARIEALGGEVRFASRVDQLLLESGDTEKPQQLAGIRLADGRRIACRHLVLAPGHSARDCFAMLDGVGVQLERKPFSVGLRIEHPQPLIDQARWGEMAGHPKLGAAEYKLVHHAGNGRCVYSFCMCPGGFVVGATSEAGRVVTNGMSQHSRNERNANSGLVVNLEPEDLEPYSRKPDDPLAGVALQRDLEERAFRLGGGSYAAPAQRLEDFLARRASGSLGSITASYQPGVTPSDLSTVLPEPIIEALREALPAFAKRLPGYDHPDAVLTGVETRTSSPVRIPRDERLESLNTRGLVPAGEGAGYAGGILSAGIDGIRAAEAVARQLVGEASPDAA; encoded by the coding sequence ATGCTGCGACTGAGCGAACTGCGTCTGCCGCTGGAGCATGGTTCGAATGATCTGCAGGAGGCGGTGCTGCGCCGTCTGCGGATTCCACCGGATCAGCTGCTGGAGCAGAGGCTGGTCAAGCGCAGCATCGATGCCCGGCGTCGGGATCGCATCCAGGTGATCTACAGCGTGGATGTCGCGGTCCGCAGTGAAGCGGCGGTGCTGCGACGTCACAGAGGCAACCCGCGCATCCGCACCGCGCCTGACACCCGATACCGCATGGTGGCAAAGGCCCCGCCGGCCTTTCCGGTCAGTCCCGAGCAGCGACCGGTGGTCGTGGGAGCGGGCCCCTGCGGTTATTTCGCAGCCTTGCTGCTGGCGCAGATGGGATTCCGGCCGCTCCTGCTCGAGCGGGGACAACCGGTCAAGCAGCGCACCCTTCAGACCTTCGGCTTCTGGCGTGGGCGGCTGGCGTTCGATCCGGAATCCAATGCCCAGTTCGGCGAGGGGGGTGCCGGCACCTTCTCCGACGGCAAGCTCTACAGCCAGGTGAGCGACCCGGAGCATTACGGCCGCAAGGTGCTGGAGGAACTGGTGGCCAGCGGCGCCAGCGATGAGATCCTCACGCTGCACCGGCCGCACATCGGCACCTTCAAACTGGCCACGGTGGTGCGGGGACTGCGGGCAAGGATCGAGGCCCTCGGGGGTGAAGTGCGCTTCGCCAGCCGTGTCGATCAGTTGCTGCTGGAGTCCGGTGACACGGAGAAACCTCAGCAGCTGGCTGGGATCCGTCTGGCGGACGGACGCCGGATTGCCTGCCGGCACCTGGTGCTGGCACCCGGCCATTCAGCCCGGGACTGTTTCGCGATGCTGGATGGTGTTGGTGTGCAACTGGAGCGGAAGCCCTTCTCGGTGGGCCTGCGCATCGAGCACCCTCAACCGCTGATCGATCAAGCCCGCTGGGGGGAGATGGCGGGTCACCCCAAGCTCGGGGCCGCCGAATACAAACTGGTGCATCACGCCGGCAACGGCCGTTGCGTCTACAGCTTCTGCATGTGCCCCGGCGGTTTCGTGGTGGGCGCCACCTCCGAGGCCGGCCGTGTGGTGACCAATGGCATGAGTCAGCATTCGCGAAACGAGCGCAATGCCAACAGCGGTCTCGTGGTGAATCTGGAGCCTGAAGACCTCGAGCCGTATTCCCGCAAACCCGACGACCCCCTTGCCGGGGTGGCTCTGCAGAGAGATCTCGAGGAACGGGCCTTCCGCCTCGGAGGAGGCAGTTATGCCGCTCCAGCCCAGCGTCTGGAGGATTTCCTGGCGAGGCGGGCCTCCGGCAGCCTCGGGAGCATCACCGCGTCGTATCAACCCGGCGTCACACCCTCGGATCTCAGCACCGTTCTGCCGGAGCCGATCATCGAGGCCCTCAGGGAAGCTCTGCCGGCATTTGCGAAGCGTCTGCCGGGCTATGACCACCCCGATGCGGTGCTCACCGGCGTGGAGACCCGCACCTCCTCCCCAGTGCGCATTCCGCGCGACGAGCGGCTGGAGTCGCTCAACACCCGCGGGCTGGTTCCTGCTGGAGAGGGGGCTGGATATGCGGGCGGCATCCTCTCGGCAGGCATTGACGGCATCCGCGCTGCCGAGGCCGTGGCCCGTCAGCTGGTGGGGGAGGCGTCTCCCGATGCGGCCTGA